A single genomic interval of Mucilaginibacter robiniae harbors:
- a CDS encoding DUF892 family protein: MSNDLFEQLVHDYSKSRNLFIVTASELFYSKYNLRELLPSMLNETEDTGLKELIYETLTNLDIQMLRIKTMMLLLHAEVLEQPKGAFSRLNQHDYLICNGSDENDFHKDWVLINQLLLIEAMEYQAFNILFLVTQKLEDKQLCLLIMQTLRESKQSTKTLQQALRDRLT; this comes from the coding sequence ATGTCAAATGATTTATTTGAGCAATTAGTTCATGATTATAGTAAATCCAGAAACCTGTTTATAGTTACAGCTTCCGAACTATTTTATTCAAAATATAACCTTCGAGAACTGTTACCCTCCATGCTGAATGAAACGGAGGATACAGGGTTGAAAGAGTTAATTTATGAGACCTTAACAAATCTGGATATACAAATGCTGCGCATTAAAACCATGATGCTGCTACTGCACGCTGAAGTGTTAGAACAACCCAAAGGCGCCTTTTCCAGATTGAACCAACATGATTATTTAATTTGCAATGGTTCTGATGAAAATGACTTTCATAAAGATTGGGTGCTAATTAATCAACTACTGCTTATTGAAGCGATGGAATATCAAGCATTCAACATTCTTTTTCTGGTAACTCAGAAACTGGAGGATAAACAATTGTGCTTGCTAATTATGCAAACCCTACGTGAATCAAAGCAGAGCACTAAAACTCTTCAACAAGCATTAAGAGACAGACTCACCTAG